The Sporichthyaceae bacterium genome includes a window with the following:
- a CDS encoding alpha/beta fold hydrolase: MRRSLLRKLSVPAAVATLMAGLLAGPAAAASSSNVTAPGDTIAGFLPEPAAANVNDPGCHVTAVHPRPVVLVHGLGATASENWHFFAPYLAGQGYCVYAFTYGQEPMWPGRGGVAPMETSAQQLSTFVDEVLATSKASKVDIVGHSEGGIMPRYYLKFLGGAAKVAHFVAWAPPNHGTNISGLTDLRAFWPGFDDQMAGYCGSCPEFMPGSAFLRRLNAGGDTVGNVEYTVLTSRYDYVVTPTTTSYLHGPHVHNILIQDVNPNAYPDHVAMAWDPTTFDLTLKALGG; encoded by the coding sequence GTGCGCCGCTCATTGCTCCGCAAGCTGTCCGTTCCCGCCGCCGTCGCCACGCTGATGGCGGGCCTGCTGGCCGGTCCGGCCGCGGCCGCCTCGAGCTCGAACGTCACGGCGCCGGGGGACACCATCGCCGGCTTCCTGCCCGAACCCGCCGCGGCGAACGTCAACGACCCCGGTTGTCACGTCACCGCGGTGCACCCGCGGCCGGTGGTGCTGGTGCACGGGTTGGGCGCGACCGCCTCGGAGAACTGGCACTTCTTCGCGCCGTACCTGGCCGGGCAGGGCTACTGCGTCTATGCGTTCACCTACGGGCAGGAACCGATGTGGCCGGGGCGCGGGGGTGTGGCGCCGATGGAGACCTCGGCACAGCAGCTGTCCACCTTCGTCGACGAGGTGCTGGCCACCAGCAAGGCGTCCAAGGTCGACATCGTCGGGCATTCCGAGGGCGGCATCATGCCGCGCTACTACCTGAAGTTCCTCGGTGGCGCGGCGAAGGTGGCGCACTTCGTGGCCTGGGCACCGCCGAACCACGGGACCAACATCTCCGGGCTGACCGACCTGCGCGCCTTCTGGCCCGGCTTCGACGACCAGATGGCCGGCTACTGCGGGTCCTGCCCGGAGTTCATGCCCGGCTCGGCGTTCCTGCGGCGGCTCAACGCGGGTGGGGACACCGTAGGCAACGTCGAATACACGGTGCTGACCAGTCGCTATGACTACGTCGTCACGCCGACGACGACCAGCTACCTGCACGGCCCGCACGTGCACAACATCCTGATCCAGGACGTGAACCCGAACGCATATCCCGACCACGTGGCCATGGCCTGGGACCCGACCACCTTCGATTTGACCCTCAAGGCGCTCGGAGGGTAG
- a CDS encoding hotdog fold thioesterase — MTDPEKVAEAVAAAMMRSDRAAAHNGVTVLSVRPGEVSVHLTLAEHHLNGHGNCHGGILFLLADTALGVACNSHGPLAVAAGADIVFARPAHLGEHLVAT; from the coding sequence GTGACCGATCCGGAGAAGGTGGCCGAAGCCGTCGCCGCCGCGATGATGCGCAGCGACCGGGCCGCCGCGCACAACGGGGTCACCGTGTTGTCGGTGCGGCCCGGGGAGGTCAGCGTCCACCTGACCCTGGCCGAACATCACCTCAACGGGCATGGCAACTGCCACGGCGGGATACTGTTCCTGCTCGCCGACACCGCGCTCGGCGTGGCCTGCAACTCTCACGGTCCGCTGGCCGTCGCGGCCGGCGCGGACATCGTCTTCGCCCGCCCCGCGCATCTCGGCGAGCACCTGGTGGCCACA
- a CDS encoding amidohydrolase family protein: protein MLDGRLLVDAHVHAPKLSTLRPAWVAWAEEFGAANPWPDLFDTDGAPLPERMDEHFAEQGADAVLLFAEYSPKTTGIQPIEDYLPLVKHNPRRFRLMANVNPHLHHPVGDEVARQVELGAVGLKLHPVHGGFAPCDPMLYPAYQVCREAGLPVVLHCGTSSFPGSQNKYADPILLDDVLRDFPDVQFVLAHGGRGWWYDAAAFLAMSRDNVWIELSGLPPSRLAQYYARYDLARLAKKFIFGTDWPGMPGVARNARAVAALGWDEGTLCDVWAGNAMRVYRGLHDLAVLNEFGPEGN, encoded by the coding sequence ATGCTTGATGGTCGTCTGCTCGTCGATGCGCATGTGCATGCGCCGAAGCTGAGCACGCTGCGTCCGGCCTGGGTGGCCTGGGCGGAGGAGTTCGGCGCCGCCAACCCCTGGCCGGACCTGTTCGATACCGACGGCGCCCCGCTACCGGAACGGATGGACGAGCATTTCGCCGAGCAGGGCGCGGACGCGGTGCTGCTGTTCGCCGAATACAGCCCGAAGACCACCGGCATCCAGCCGATCGAGGACTACCTGCCGCTGGTCAAGCACAACCCGCGCCGATTCCGGCTGATGGCCAACGTCAACCCGCACCTGCACCACCCGGTCGGCGACGAGGTGGCTCGCCAGGTCGAGCTGGGCGCGGTCGGGTTGAAACTGCACCCGGTGCACGGCGGTTTCGCGCCGTGCGACCCAATGCTCTACCCGGCCTATCAGGTGTGCCGGGAGGCCGGTTTGCCGGTCGTGCTGCACTGCGGCACCAGTTCGTTCCCCGGCAGCCAGAACAAGTACGCCGACCCGATACTGCTCGACGACGTGTTGCGCGATTTCCCCGACGTGCAGTTCGTGCTCGCGCACGGTGGACGTGGCTGGTGGTACGACGCGGCCGCGTTTCTGGCGATGTCGCGGGATAACGTCTGGATCGAACTGTCCGGGCTACCGCCGTCGCGGCTGGCGCAGTACTACGCCCGCTACGACCTCGCGCGGCTGGCGAAGAAGTTCATCTTCGGCACCGACTGGCCCGGCATGCCCGGCGTCGCCCGCAACGCCCGGGCGGTGGCAGCACTGGGCTGGGACGAGGGCACGCTGTGCGATGTATGGGCCGGCAACGCGATGCGCGTCTACCGCGGCCTGCACGATCTGGCAGTGCTGAACGAGTTTGGCCCGGAAGGGAACTGA
- a CDS encoding discoidin domain-containing protein, with protein sequence MRTRTPLLLSALLALAAGCGGGNSSAVKPADALFVATPVVTPDPGGSSATLTVSTKLKVACRVYWGTTEAATDGSATDPDMASTGPHTTHHAVMTGLKPDTTYYYRVAGADPSGQKYAADLGTFHTLSASSLPGPNIAPNATVVGVSSEFSGAYKAANAIDGNPATEWSTAGDGDKAWISLDLGSVRSLAGLGFRTRSMTDGTAIIKSITITGDDGKVLGPFPVGSGLTVLPLDLKTRTLKISAAKTTGGNTGAVDIEVYAKP encoded by the coding sequence GTGCGCACCCGGACCCCGCTCCTGTTGAGTGCCCTGCTGGCCCTGGCCGCGGGATGCGGTGGCGGCAATTCCTCCGCCGTCAAGCCCGCCGACGCGCTGTTCGTCGCGACCCCGGTGGTGACCCCGGACCCGGGCGGCTCGTCGGCGACGCTGACCGTGAGCACCAAACTCAAAGTGGCCTGCCGGGTCTACTGGGGCACCACCGAGGCGGCCACCGACGGGTCGGCCACCGACCCCGACATGGCATCAACCGGTCCGCACACCACGCATCACGCGGTGATGACCGGGCTGAAGCCGGACACCACGTATTACTACCGGGTGGCCGGCGCCGACCCGTCCGGCCAGAAGTACGCGGCGGACCTGGGCACCTTCCACACCCTGTCCGCGAGCAGCCTGCCCGGCCCGAACATCGCGCCCAACGCCACGGTCGTCGGCGTCTCCTCGGAGTTCTCCGGCGCCTACAAGGCGGCCAATGCCATCGACGGCAACCCGGCCACCGAATGGTCAACGGCCGGGGACGGCGACAAGGCCTGGATCTCCCTCGACCTCGGCTCCGTCAGATCGCTGGCGGGGCTGGGTTTCCGCACCCGGTCGATGACCGACGGCACCGCGATCATCAAGTCGATCACCATCACCGGGGACGACGGCAAGGTGCTCGGACCGTTCCCGGTGGGGTCGGGCCTGACCGTGCTGCCGCTGGACCTGAAGACCCGCACGCTGAAGATCTCCGCGGCGAAGACCACCGGCGGTAACACCGGCGCGGTCGATATCGAGGTCTACGCCAAGCCCTGA
- the paaA gene encoding 1,2-phenylacetyl-CoA epoxidase subunit PaaA → MTTEVVHAPTQFEALLAADERIEPRDEMPEAYRATLIRQIAQHAHSEIIGMQPEGDWIAKAPSLRRKAILLAKVQDEAGHGMYLYGAAETLGVDRADLLDRLHTGKQKYSTIFNYPTVAWADVGVVGWLVDGAAIVNQVPLCRCSYGPYARAMIRICKEESFHQRQGFELLLALRDGTDAQRQMLQEATDRWWWPSLMMFGPPDAASANTAQSMAWRIKRHSNDELRQRFVDMTVPQARVLGVTLPDPELRWNDERGSYDFGEIDWDEFTRVVKGQGPMNAERIARRVGAHSDGAWVREAAAAYAAKNSVASERSWVPGHSSSDAAGVVGS, encoded by the coding sequence ATGACAACCGAGGTTGTGCATGCCCCTACGCAGTTCGAGGCCCTGCTGGCCGCCGACGAACGCATCGAGCCGCGGGACGAGATGCCCGAGGCCTACCGCGCGACGCTGATCCGGCAGATCGCGCAACACGCGCACTCCGAGATCATCGGCATGCAGCCGGAGGGGGACTGGATCGCCAAGGCGCCCTCGCTGCGGCGCAAGGCGATCCTGCTGGCCAAGGTGCAGGACGAGGCCGGGCACGGCATGTACCTCTACGGTGCCGCGGAGACCCTCGGGGTGGACCGCGCCGACCTGCTGGACCGGCTGCACACCGGTAAGCAGAAGTACTCGACGATTTTCAACTACCCCACCGTGGCCTGGGCCGACGTCGGCGTGGTCGGTTGGTTGGTGGACGGCGCGGCGATCGTCAATCAGGTGCCGCTGTGCCGTTGCTCCTACGGCCCGTACGCCCGGGCGATGATCCGCATCTGCAAGGAGGAGTCCTTCCACCAGCGGCAGGGCTTCGAGTTGCTGCTCGCCCTGCGCGACGGCACCGACGCGCAACGGCAGATGCTGCAGGAGGCGACCGATCGCTGGTGGTGGCCGTCGCTGATGATGTTCGGCCCGCCGGACGCCGCCTCGGCGAACACCGCGCAGTCCATGGCCTGGCGGATCAAGCGGCACTCCAACGACGAACTGCGCCAGCGCTTCGTGGACATGACGGTGCCTCAGGCCCGTGTGCTGGGCGTGACGTTGCCCGACCCGGAGTTGCGGTGGAACGACGAGCGCGGCTCGTATGACTTCGGGGAGATCGACTGGGACGAGTTCACCCGGGTGGTGAAGGGCCAGGGCCCAATGAACGCCGAGCGCATCGCCCGTCGGGTCGGGGCGCACTCCGACGGCGCCTGGGTGCGCGAGGCGGCCGCCGCCTACGCGGCGAAAAACTCCGTAGCGTCCGAAAGATCGTGGGTGCCCGGACACTCTTCTTCGGACGCAGCGGGGGTGGTGGGGTCGTGA
- a CDS encoding 2Fe-2S iron-sulfur cluster-binding protein: MFHQLSVTDCERLTDDAVAVTFEVPADLAEAFAFTAGQHLAIRSDHGGPGSRRSYSIASPVGGPLRIGIKQLPGGVFSTWAVQSLRPGDTLEVMTPNGKFGVARRAGGRRIVALAAGSGITPVFSVVSTALATEPDTEVVLLYGSRTTEDTMFGEDLADLKDAHPQRFAMLHFLSREPQTSPLRSGRLDAGKINRLWGTVLSAEVDDWYLCGPQTAVEEWRDALLAGGVPAKRIHRELFHAGPALPAPRVDAPSGAGRLTFTLDGRTSEVDLGPADTLLDAVLRVRPDAPFACRGGVCGTCRATVLDGKVDMDANFALEGDELERGFVLTCQGRPNTGSVCVDFDR, translated from the coding sequence ATGTTCCATCAGCTGTCCGTCACCGACTGCGAGCGGCTCACCGACGACGCGGTCGCGGTCACCTTCGAGGTGCCCGCCGACCTGGCCGAGGCGTTCGCGTTCACCGCGGGTCAACACTTGGCCATCCGCTCCGACCACGGCGGACCGGGCTCGCGGCGCAGCTATTCGATCGCCTCGCCGGTGGGCGGGCCGCTGCGCATCGGCATCAAGCAGCTGCCGGGTGGGGTGTTCTCCACCTGGGCGGTGCAGAGCCTGCGGCCGGGCGACACCCTCGAGGTGATGACGCCGAACGGGAAGTTCGGTGTGGCGCGACGCGCCGGCGGACGGCGCATCGTGGCGTTGGCCGCGGGCAGCGGCATCACCCCGGTGTTCTCCGTGGTGTCCACCGCGCTGGCCACCGAACCGGACACCGAGGTGGTGTTGCTCTACGGCAGCCGCACCACCGAGGACACCATGTTCGGCGAGGACCTGGCCGACCTCAAGGACGCTCACCCGCAGCGCTTCGCCATGCTGCACTTCCTCTCCCGGGAGCCGCAGACCTCGCCGCTGCGCTCCGGCCGGCTGGACGCGGGGAAGATCAACCGGCTGTGGGGGACCGTGCTGTCCGCCGAGGTCGACGACTGGTACCTGTGCGGGCCGCAGACCGCCGTCGAGGAGTGGCGGGACGCGCTGCTCGCGGGCGGTGTGCCCGCAAAGCGCATCCACCGCGAGTTGTTTCACGCCGGCCCGGCGCTGCCCGCGCCGCGGGTGGACGCGCCGTCCGGTGCGGGCAGGCTCACCTTCACCCTCGACGGGCGCACCAGCGAAGTCGACCTCGGCCCCGCGGACACCCTGCTGGACGCGGTACTGCGGGTGCGCCCGGACGCCCCGTTCGCCTGCCGCGGCGGTGTGTGCGGCACCTGCCGGGCGACCGTGCTGGACGGCAAGGTCGACATGGACGCCAATTTCGCCCTGGAGGGCGATGAACTCGAGCGCGGCTTCGTGCTCACCTGTCAGGGCCGGCCGAACACCGGGTCCGTGTGCGTCGACTTCGACCGCTGA
- the paaC gene encoding 1,2-phenylacetyl-CoA epoxidase subunit PaaC, whose protein sequence is MSRQQALKLGDDALIASQRLSEWLTRAPSLEEEVALANIALDLLGQARALLSYAGAPDGRDEDALAYRRAPEDYRCVHLVERQIGDFAVTIARLLVFSAYQYELYAQLSASDDTLLAGVAGKAVKEVAYHRDHAVQWTLRLGGGTEESHRRMQGGLETVWPDIPDLFADRPELYEPWALFVRAVLAEAGLAEPVVTPAPGGGRTGVRTPEFAAMHAEMTSLHLAHPGASW, encoded by the coding sequence ATGAGTCGGCAGCAGGCTCTGAAGCTCGGTGACGACGCGCTGATCGCCTCGCAGCGGCTGTCCGAGTGGCTCACTCGGGCGCCCAGTCTGGAGGAGGAGGTCGCGCTGGCCAACATTGCGCTGGACCTGCTCGGCCAGGCGCGCGCGCTGCTCAGCTACGCAGGGGCGCCGGACGGTCGCGACGAGGACGCGCTGGCCTACCGGCGCGCGCCGGAAGACTACCGCTGCGTGCATCTGGTGGAGCGTCAGATCGGAGACTTCGCGGTCACCATCGCGAGGTTATTGGTGTTCTCGGCGTATCAGTACGAGCTCTATGCGCAACTGTCCGCCTCCGACGACACACTGCTGGCCGGCGTGGCCGGCAAGGCGGTCAAGGAGGTCGCCTACCACCGCGACCACGCCGTGCAATGGACGCTGCGCCTGGGCGGCGGCACCGAGGAATCGCACCGCCGTATGCAGGGCGGGCTGGAGACGGTCTGGCCGGACATCCCCGACCTGTTCGCCGATCGACCCGAGTTGTACGAGCCGTGGGCGCTGTTCGTGCGCGCGGTGCTGGCTGAGGCAGGGCTCGCCGAGCCGGTGGTGACTCCGGCACCGGGTGGTGGGCGCACCGGGGTGCGGACCCCGGAATTCGCCGCGATGCACGCCGAGATGACCTCGCTGCACCTGGCCCACCCCGGGGCGTCATGGTGA
- a CDS encoding benzoate-CoA ligase family protein — protein sequence MTGRETFNASWYLIDRQVEAGHGDRPAVTGPSGTRTYAQLAAEVHAAAAGLRALGLRPEERVVLFCADRSELLAIYLAALRIGVVPVPVSTMYRDTELAELLHDARARAVFTSPEFSDTARAACASAGVATLIRTDDTPVGADTEISWSQLLADGVGSSDAVFDTWPDSPGFWLYTSGTTGVPKAAMHRHESIRYVAEHYGAQVLGIRPDDRCFSVAKLFFAYGLGNSALFPLSVGATAILDPVRPTPDSVADVLRKHSPTLFFGVPTFYAALLAADLPAETFASVRLCASAGEPLPAELYQRFTSKFGVDIIDGIGSTEALHIFLSNAPGQVRAGTTGRPVPGYDLRLVDDEDQPVAVGTPGNLQLRGGSLTTGYWCRTQTTRAAFLGEWMRTGDTYVIDDEGFYTCLGRSNDMIKAGGIWVSPGEVEACLLAQPGVAQAAVVAVPDADGLDKPVACVVAAQGAVLDPEALIGACRASLASFKRPRHVLVVDELPLTATGKIRRFQVRELARQLLDRRN from the coding sequence ATGACTGGCCGGGAAACGTTCAATGCCAGCTGGTACCTGATCGATCGTCAGGTGGAGGCGGGCCACGGGGATCGGCCCGCCGTGACAGGTCCGAGCGGGACGCGGACCTATGCGCAGCTCGCTGCCGAGGTGCACGCCGCGGCGGCGGGGTTGCGCGCACTCGGGCTGCGGCCCGAGGAACGTGTGGTGCTCTTCTGTGCCGACCGCAGCGAGTTGTTGGCGATCTACCTGGCCGCGCTGCGGATCGGGGTGGTGCCGGTGCCGGTGTCCACCATGTACCGGGACACCGAGCTCGCCGAACTGCTGCATGACGCCAGGGCGCGGGCCGTGTTCACCTCACCGGAGTTCTCCGACACCGCGCGGGCGGCGTGCGCGAGCGCGGGCGTCGCGACGTTGATCCGCACCGACGACACCCCGGTCGGGGCGGACACCGAGATCTCCTGGTCGCAGTTGCTCGCCGACGGCGTCGGCAGTTCCGACGCGGTGTTTGACACCTGGCCGGACTCACCCGGTTTCTGGTTGTACACCTCGGGCACCACCGGGGTGCCGAAGGCGGCCATGCACCGGCACGAGAGCATCCGCTACGTCGCCGAGCACTACGGCGCGCAGGTGCTCGGCATCCGCCCGGACGACCGCTGCTTCTCCGTCGCCAAGCTGTTCTTCGCCTACGGGTTGGGCAATTCGGCGCTGTTTCCGCTGTCCGTGGGCGCGACCGCGATCCTCGACCCGGTCCGGCCCACCCCCGACTCGGTGGCCGACGTGTTGCGTAAGCACAGCCCCACCTTGTTCTTCGGCGTGCCCACCTTCTACGCCGCGCTGCTCGCTGCCGATCTGCCCGCCGAAACGTTTGCCTCGGTGCGGCTGTGCGCCTCGGCCGGCGAACCGTTGCCCGCCGAGTTGTACCAGCGGTTCACCTCGAAGTTCGGTGTGGACATCATCGACGGCATCGGCTCCACCGAAGCGCTGCACATCTTCTTGTCCAACGCGCCGGGGCAGGTGCGCGCGGGCACCACCGGACGCCCGGTGCCCGGTTACGACCTACGCCTCGTCGACGACGAGGACCAGCCCGTCGCCGTCGGCACGCCGGGCAACCTGCAGTTGCGGGGTGGCTCGCTGACCACCGGTTACTGGTGTCGCACGCAGACCACCCGGGCAGCGTTCCTGGGGGAGTGGATGCGCACCGGTGACACCTACGTCATCGACGATGAGGGCTTCTACACCTGCCTGGGTCGGTCCAACGACATGATCAAAGCCGGGGGTATTTGGGTGTCCCCCGGTGAGGTGGAGGCCTGTCTGCTCGCCCAGCCCGGCGTCGCCCAAGCGGCCGTGGTCGCCGTGCCGGACGCCGACGGCCTGGACAAGCCGGTGGCCTGCGTGGTCGCCGCTCAGGGCGCCGTGCTCGACCCCGAGGCGCTGATCGGGGCCTGCCGGGCCTCACTCGCCTCGTTCAAACGTCCCCGGCATGTGCTCGTCGTGGATGAGCTGCCGCTGACCGCGACCGGCAAGATTCGCCGCTTCCAGGTGCGCGAACTCGCTCGGCAGCTCCTCGACCGAAGGAACTGA
- a CDS encoding DUF6158 family protein — translation MTDHGVPASELSDSELAHQGTQAHATRNWVFLHGTAQQFRRHTERMLELEQEYLRRHPKRTWQGSGGAEGAPGEAFPVDPERATQDLLRRYVAAPDGRLHKLEAHQAAREVGLPRAEVAALFKADPPLLRTSGQYREITDAGRALVPARTA, via the coding sequence ATGACCGACCACGGCGTCCCGGCCTCCGAGCTCTCCGACTCCGAGCTGGCCCACCAGGGCACGCAGGCCCACGCGACCCGCAACTGGGTGTTCCTGCACGGCACCGCGCAGCAGTTCCGTCGGCACACCGAGCGGATGCTCGAACTCGAGCAGGAGTACCTGCGTCGCCACCCCAAGCGCACCTGGCAGGGCTCCGGTGGCGCCGAGGGCGCCCCGGGGGAGGCGTTCCCGGTCGATCCGGAACGCGCCACGCAGGACCTGCTGCGTCGGTATGTTGCCGCGCCGGACGGGCGACTGCACAAGCTCGAAGCGCACCAGGCCGCCCGCGAGGTCGGCCTGCCGCGGGCCGAGGTCGCCGCGTTGTTCAAGGCCGACCCGCCGCTGCTGCGCACCTCGGGGCAGTACCGCGAGATCACCGACGCCGGCCGCGCCCTTGTCCCGGCCCGCACCGCCTGA
- the paaB gene encoding 1,2-phenylacetyl-CoA epoxidase subunit PaaB translates to MNAVAEPLWEVFVRARRGLNHTHVGSLHAPDAAMALRNARDLFTRRQEGVSIWVVPASEITASSPEEKDAFFDPAADKVYRHPTFYQLPAEVDHL, encoded by the coding sequence GTGAACGCGGTGGCCGAGCCGTTGTGGGAGGTGTTCGTGCGGGCACGGCGCGGGCTGAACCACACCCACGTGGGCAGCCTGCACGCGCCGGACGCCGCGATGGCGCTGCGCAACGCGCGGGATCTGTTCACCCGTCGGCAGGAGGGCGTGTCGATCTGGGTGGTGCCCGCGTCGGAGATCACCGCGTCCAGCCCGGAGGAGAAGGACGCGTTCTTCGACCCGGCCGCGGACAAGGTCTATCGGCACCCGACGTTCTACCAATTGCCGGCTGAGGTCGATCACCTATGA
- a CDS encoding gamma carbonic anhydrase family protein, whose amino-acid sequence MAIYALGDLVPTIDPTAYVHPDASVIGDVRLGPESSIWPGAVLRADHNFISVGARTSIQDGSVLHTTEQWPTVVGEECIVGHLVHLEGCTVANRVLVGSGSIMMNRSGAESGSVIGAGAVVAEDMQVPTGHMALGVPAKVRQMAHPEQIAEWMTYGVDWYCANAARFAKELRRLD is encoded by the coding sequence ATGGCCATCTACGCCCTGGGCGATCTGGTGCCCACCATCGATCCGACCGCCTACGTGCATCCCGACGCCTCGGTGATCGGTGACGTGCGGCTGGGTCCGGAAAGCTCGATCTGGCCCGGCGCCGTGCTGCGCGCGGACCACAACTTCATCTCGGTCGGTGCGCGCACCTCGATCCAGGACGGTTCGGTGCTGCACACCACCGAGCAATGGCCGACCGTCGTCGGCGAGGAGTGCATCGTCGGGCACCTGGTGCACCTGGAGGGTTGCACGGTGGCCAACCGGGTGTTGGTCGGGTCCGGCAGCATCATGATGAACCGATCGGGGGCGGAATCCGGCTCGGTGATCGGAGCCGGTGCGGTGGTGGCCGAGGACATGCAGGTGCCCACCGGCCACATGGCCCTGGGGGTGCCGGCCAAGGTTCGCCAGATGGCGCACCCCGAGCAGATCGCCGAGTGGATGACCTACGGCGTCGACTGGTACTGCGCCAACGCCGCCCGGTTCGCGAAAGAACTCCGCCGCCTTGACTAG
- a CDS encoding TetR family transcriptional regulator → MAGRNEQEVAMPRSLARGVKPQPRRDALLDATVEVVGTHGMAGTTHRSVTAAAGVPLATASYYFSSIGELVAEALTRFVHARAEEMAIPDLGPLAEFLTPADIANSFADRIMDLPRARRLAFYEVLVNASRMPELAGPAKHAVDTYRQAAQTGLRAVGGRTDDRSARAFIALSLGLGLLHLVDPEVDDDRQLFEAIRDLFLGQEISAADPDGVAARLARTAGQQAEHADAGQM, encoded by the coding sequence TTGGCCGGACGCAACGAGCAGGAGGTGGCCATGCCGCGCTCGCTCGCCCGGGGCGTTAAGCCGCAGCCGCGGCGGGACGCCTTACTGGACGCCACCGTCGAGGTGGTCGGCACGCACGGCATGGCGGGCACCACACACCGCAGCGTCACAGCGGCCGCGGGCGTGCCGTTGGCCACCGCCAGCTACTACTTTTCCTCGATCGGCGAGTTGGTCGCCGAGGCGCTCACCCGCTTCGTGCACGCCCGCGCCGAGGAGATGGCCATCCCTGACCTGGGCCCGCTGGCCGAGTTCCTCACGCCGGCCGACATCGCCAACTCCTTCGCCGATCGGATCATGGATCTGCCCCGGGCCCGCCGGCTGGCCTTCTACGAGGTGCTGGTGAACGCCTCCCGCATGCCCGAACTTGCCGGGCCCGCCAAGCACGCGGTGGACACCTATCGGCAGGCCGCGCAGACCGGGCTGCGTGCGGTGGGCGGTCGGACCGACGACCGTTCCGCCCGGGCGTTCATCGCGCTCTCCCTGGGTCTGGGTCTGTTGCATCTGGTCGACCCAGAGGTCGACGACGACCGGCAGCTGTTCGAGGCGATCCGCGACCTCTTTCTGGGCCAGGAGATTTCCGCCGCCGATCCGGACGGGGTGGCCGCACGGCTGGCCCGTACCGCCGGGCAGCAGGCGGAGCACGCCGACGCCGGGCAAATGTAA
- the fdxA gene encoding ferredoxin translates to MPYVIADPCIDVMDTSCTEECPVDCIYEGDRKLYINPKECIDCGACEPVCPVEAITQDRATGPEHVVYIEDNARFFAQTLPGRDAPIGNPGGAHSVGKVGVDTELVAEHAPNA, encoded by the coding sequence ATGCCCTACGTCATCGCTGATCCCTGCATCGATGTGATGGACACCTCGTGCACCGAGGAGTGTCCGGTCGACTGCATCTATGAGGGTGACCGCAAGCTGTACATCAACCCCAAAGAGTGCATCGACTGCGGGGCCTGCGAGCCGGTGTGTCCGGTGGAGGCGATCACCCAGGACCGGGCGACCGGGCCCGAGCACGTGGTGTACATCGAGGACAATGCCCGGTTCTTCGCGCAGACACTGCCCGGCCGGGACGCACCGATCGGCAATCCCGGCGGCGCGCACAGCGTCGGCAAGGTCGGGGTGGACACCGAGTTGGTGGCGGAGCACGCACCCAATGCTTGA
- the paaD gene encoding 1,2-phenylacetyl-CoA epoxidase subunit PaaD: MVNLEAVRSAVAEVPDPELVVLTIAELGILRDVAAEGEHVVVTITPTYSGCPAMEAIGSDIRAAAAAVGADDVEVRTVLSPAWTTDWIDDAARGKLAAHGIAPPGPATGTVSLTLSVRCPQCGSPDTGEVSRFSGTGCKSLWSCRTCREPFEHMKAI, encoded by the coding sequence ATGGTGAACCTGGAGGCCGTCCGGTCTGCGGTGGCCGAGGTGCCGGACCCCGAACTGGTGGTGCTCACCATCGCCGAACTCGGCATCCTGCGCGACGTCGCCGCCGAGGGCGAGCATGTGGTGGTCACCATCACCCCGACCTACTCCGGCTGCCCGGCCATGGAGGCCATCGGCTCGGACATCCGGGCCGCCGCGGCTGCCGTCGGCGCGGACGATGTCGAGGTGCGCACCGTGCTGTCCCCGGCCTGGACCACCGACTGGATCGACGACGCCGCGCGGGGGAAGCTCGCCGCGCACGGCATCGCCCCGCCCGGCCCGGCCACCGGCACTGTCTCGCTCACCCTGTCCGTGCGTTGCCCGCAGTGCGGCTCGCCGGACACCGGGGAGGTGTCCCGGTTCTCCGGCACCGGCTGCAAGTCGCTGTGGAGCTGTCGTACCTGCCGCGAGCCCTTTGAGCACATGAAGGCAATCTGA